Below is a window of Picosynechococcus sp. PCC 7002 DNA.
AGCGCAGGCACCCCGGGCGATCTGCTCTACATTATCCAAACCGGGGAAGTGGAAATTCAGTTTCAAGGGCAACCCTTGAGTATCCTCGGTGAAGGGGAAGCTTTAGGAGAAATGGCCGTCATTGAGCCGGGTTCCCCCCGCAGTGCGACGGCGATCGCCAAAACGGATTGTCGCCTCGTGGTGATTGACCAAAAGCGATTTACGTTTCTCATCCAGCAAAATCCCTACTTTGCCATCGAAATCATGAAAACCTTAGCCGAGCGTTTAAGTCGCACGAACCAAAAGCTAGAGGCCCAGGGTTAGGGACAGTCGTTAACAAAAGTGCCTTGCGGTTGGATCTCGCTGAGAAGATTCATTGGGAAAAGACGCTTAAATTCATCCCCTGGGAAATGGCAGATCAGGGGGCACCACATTGGTAAACATCGCTGTAGTAGCCAGAAACCCAAACTTGTTCAGAAGCACGGCAGTTTGACAAAGGAATCGGTTCAAAGATGTTGATCGACCATAATTCAAAGGGCGTTTGGGAAAATTGAGCGCTGATTCTGTCTAGATCGTCAGTGTAAGCTGCTGGCGTATTTTGTTTTGGTATAAAAGCAAAAAATACAGGACGTTCTAGGGTGCGTCGTTGCTGTTCCCAGGCGATCCCCATCATTTCGCCAATTTGCACGGTGCTTTCCCGGGGGAGCACCATCAGTACGGGTTGAGTTGCTGTTGCGAGTCGGTCAACGATTTTGTCGGGGTGGTAGTACTTTTGGTAGCCCCAATCATGAACGACGGTTAGGGCACTACAAAAACTAATCAACACCATAAAGGCGATCGCCTTTGTCCCAGATTTCACCTGGGGAAACCGAGTCCCCATCGTTTCAACCCCTAGACAGCGAATATTCTCCCGCTGCCAAAAATAGCTCAGGCCAACGGCTCCCAAGAGAATTACCGC
It encodes the following:
- a CDS encoding Crp/Fnr family transcriptional regulator → MMAHFDLFRHDHDTQDFAAGTVIFSAGTPGDLLYIIQTGEVEIQFQGQPLSILGEGEALGEMAVIEPGSPRSATAIAKTDCRLVVIDQKRFTFLIQQNPYFAIEIMKTLAERLSRTNQKLEAQG